In the genome of Bradyrhizobium ottawaense, the window GACGACGACATCGCAGCGCGCGCCTATGGCCTCAGTCTCAACCGCTACAAGTCGCTGGCCTTCATCTTCGGCGGCTTCGCCGCCGGCGTCAGCGGCGGCATCGCGGCACACCTCTACTCCTACATCAACCATGAGACCTTCAATACGCAGCAATCGATCCTGGCGCTGACCGTGGTCATCCTCGGCGGCCTCGGCAATGTCGTCGGCGCGATTCTCGGAGCGGTCGCGCTGGTCGGCCTGCCCGAGGTCTTTCGGATCGCGGCGGAGTATCGCATCCTGATCTACGGCATCGTGCTGTTGCTGCTCGTGCGGTTCAGGCCGCAGGGCCTGTTGGGGACGCTGTGATGGCACAGCTCAATTCCATGCTGTCCCTGCGCGGGCTGACGCGGCGCTTCGGCGGCCTCACCGCGGTCGACGCGATCGATCTCGATCTCGCCAAAGGTGAGCTTGTCAGCATCATCGGCCCGAACGGGGCCGGCAAGACGACTCTGTTCAACCTCGTGACCGGGCTGGACCGGCCCGACGCGGGTACAGTTCACTTCGAAGGCCAGGACATCACCGGCCTGTCGCCGGAGCGGCTCGCAGGCGAGGGCATCGCGCGCACGTTCCAGCTCGGCCGCGTCTTCGGCAATCTCAGCGTCATGGACAACGTCCTGATCGGCGCGCACACGCGGCTGCGCGCGGTGAAGCCGGCGGTGCCGGTGATCGGTCCGCTGCTGGAATTGGGGTTGGCGCTGCTGCGGCCCGCCAGCGTCAAGGCGGAAGAAGAGCGGCTGCGCGAGGAGGTGAAGGCCATCCTCGCCCGCTTCGGCGAGCGGCTGCTGCCGCGGATCGACCAGCCGGCCTATAGCCTGTCCTACGCCAATCGCCGCCGCGTCGAGATCGCGCGCGCGCTCGCGCTCAAGCCGCGGCTGTTGCTGCTCGACGAGCCCACCGCCGGCATGAACCCGACCGAGACCGCGGAGATGCAGGCGCTGGTCGCCGAGCTCAAGGCGGAGGGGCTGACCATCCTCCTGATCGAGCACAAGCTGGAGATGGTGATGCGCCTGTCCGATCGTGTCATCGTCATGGACGAGGGTAAGAAGATCGCGGAAGGGCCGGGCGACGCGGTGCGGAGCGATCCCAAGGTGATCGAGGCCTATCTTGGCCACGGGCTATCAGGGGCGTCGGAGCAGGAGAGCGCAGCATGACGACGAGCGCACCCGAACCGCTGCTGGCGCTGTCCAATGTCAACACCTTCTACGGCCAGGCCCAGGTGCATTTCGATCTGTCGATCACAGTCGCGCGCGGCCACATCGTCTGCCTGCTCGGCGGCAACGCCAGCGGCAAGTCGACGACGATGAAGATCATCTTGGGCCTTGTGAAGCCGCGCTCGGGCGATGTCACGTTCGACGGCGCCTCGCTGATCGGGCTGACCACGCCACAGATTGTCCGCCGCGGCATCGCCTCGGTGCCGGAGGCGCGGCGGCTGTTCGCGGACATGAGCGTGCGCGAGAACATCCTGATGGGCGCCTTCGTGCGCAACGACCGTGACGCGGTGGCGCAGGATCTCGACAGGATGCTGACGCTGTTCCCGAAGCTCGGCCAGCGGCTGTCGCAGCGCGCGGGCTCGCTCTCCGGCGGCGAGCAGCAGATGGTCGCGATGGCGCGCGCGCTGATGAGCCGTCCCAGGATGATCGTGATGGACGAACCGACCATGGGCCTGTCGCCGCTCTATGTGGACCGCGTGCTGGAGCTGATCCGGACCATCAATCAGGAGGGCGTCTCGGTGTTCATGGTCGAGCAGAACGCCAGCCTCGCGCTGGAGATCGCACACGAAGCCTATGTGCTGCAGACCGGCAAGATCGTGCTTTCAGGCCGGGCGCGGGCGCTGAAGGACGACCCGCGCATCCGCGACGCCTATCTCGGCGGCTCCGAGGCTGCCTGACGCAATGCGCTGACCTCTCCACGTCATGGCCGGGCTTGACCCGGCATCCACGTCTTGCCTCCAGGCACGAAGAACGTGGATGCCCGGGACAAGCCCGGGCATGACGACCTCCATCCCGCTTCAAGCCGAAGCCGCGCTCGCGACCGGCTCCGCCGGCAGATCATCGCCATTGGGATCGCCGGGCGCCGTGGCCCAGGCCAGCTCCACCAGCGTCACGATCCTGCGTCCACCGCCGTCGAGCTGGACGACGATCAGGCCCTGTTCCTCCATGTAGCCGAGCAGCCGCTGCGCCCGGCGCAGCGAGTGCGAGCCATAGGCCCGCGCGATCGCGGCGTCGCCGGGGCATGGCCAGCCTTCCTTCGCCGCGCGCGCGATCATCATGAATACGCCCTGCATGTCGTCCGGCAAAATGGATGCGCGCAGCGATACGTCCTGCCAGGCGTCGTCTTCGGCATGCTCGGCGCCGAGCCCCGCGCGTGCGCGCGTCAGCATGCGGCGGAATTCGGTAAGGTCAGGGACGGCCGAGCCCAGTCCCTCGATCCGGCAGCGGACCACGAACTCCTGATAGAGCACGCCGACGGCGCGGAAGCCGGCGTCGGGCGCGGCGAGCACGGCACGCAGCGTGCGATCGACGCGTTCACGCCGCTCGGCGAGCTCCTCGGCGCTGACCGGCACCTCGTCCACTTCCGGCTGGATCACCGGCGCGGCGGCCTTCGCGGCGCGGAGCTGCTCGAGCAGATCCGGCGCCGGTCGTCGTTGCGGCCGGCTGGCATCGGGCGGCGGCGCGGCCAGGATCATGGCGCGCATATCTTCCGTGGCCGCCTCCGGTAGCGGCATCAGCCGCGGCGTGGAATTGCGCGGCTGGGTGTCGGTCGGCCCGATATGCAAACGCAGGGGCCGGCGCGACAGCGCAGGTCCCAGCGCCATGAACTGTCCACGCTCGAGATCGCGGAAGGATTCCGCCTGCCGCCGCTCCATGCCGAGCAGATCGGCGGCGCGCGCCATGTCGATGTCGAGGAAGGTGCGGCCCATCAGGAAATTCGAGGCTTCCGCCGCGACGTTCTTGGCGAGCTTCGCCAGGCGCTGGGTCGCGATGATGCCGGCCAGCCCACGCTTGCGGCCGCGGCACATCAGATTGGTCATGGCGCCGAGCGAGAGTTTGCGCGCCTCGTCCGAGACCTCGCCGGCCACGGCCGGCGCGAACAGCTGCGCCTCGTCGACGACCACCAACATTGGATACCAATGGTCGCGGTCGACGTCGAACATCCCGCCCAGAAACGCCGCGGCGCGGCGCATCTGGTTCTCGGCGTCCAGACCTTCGAGATTGAGCACGGTGGAGACGCGGTGCAGCCGCGCGCGCTCGCCGGCGACCTGAAGGCCGCGCTCGGTGTGATCCTCGGCCTCGATCACGAGATGGCCGAAACGCTCGGCCAGCGTGACGAAATCGCCTTCGGGATCGATGATGGCCTGCTGTACCCAGGGCGCGCTCTGTTCCAAGAGCCGCCGCAGCAGATGCGATTTGCCGGAGCCCGAATTGCCCTGCACCAGGAGGCGGGTCGCCAAGAGTTCCTCGAGGTCCATGGCGGCCGCGGCGCCCGCCGTGGTCTGCCCCATCTCGATTGCAACCGTCATGCCCGACTCAAGTCCCCGTCATTCGCGGACAGGGGCTTATCAATCCCGTCGCGGCGCGTCGAGCGGCACGGCGCTGATCATGCCGCGTTGCCCACGGCGGCGTTCAGGCGTGATTCGATAGCCGTAAAAGTGCGGGCCGATAGGGGGCTTGCGGATCGTCGTCCTCGTTTGCGGGGATCGCGCAGGAGCCGAATTCCTGCCTGATCCGCTCCATCTCGGTGATGCGCTCATGCAATCGCTGCAAATGCTCCGGCGATGTCGCCCGCCAGAATTGGAACGTGTCGGCCGTCAGCGGCACGAACGCCGTGCCAAACAGCGTCGGCTCGGGAACGACGGTGCGTCCGAGCAGCAGGAAACGGTCGGCGCCGGAGACGACGAGAGTGGCATAGCCGCGGTTTCCGATCCGCTTGATCCCATTCAGCGACCATTCGGCGAGCTTGCTGAAATAAGGCTCTTCGCGCCAGCGATCGGGGCAATGGTCGTCGACCGTGACGTTCACGGCATCCTGGCTGAAATGGACGATGATGCCCGACTTCGCCGGGAACCAGTCGTCGTCGAGATGCCCTTGCAGCCAGGCGCAGACGAAGGAGCGGCACATCTGCGGGCGGCGGTCGTAGATGGTGCAGCCGGTGCCCGTCTGCCAGTGCTTGCAGAGCTGGTTCACCGGCTTGTCGACGGCGGCCACCTCGAGAATGTCGCAGCAGGCGTTGCAGGATCCGCATTGCCGGGCGAACGGCGCCGTCTTCGGCTGGCCGGCTGCCTTGAAGCCCTGGCCGTCGCGGACCAGCAGCTTCTGCTTCTCCAGAGTGTTCAAGGCGCGCTCGACCTTGAGACGGGACAATCCAGTCGCGTCGATGACACTCTTCATGGTTGTCGCGCCGGCCTCCACCGCGCGAGCGACCTGCAACGTCGACTGATCCATCTTCGATGACTTGTTCTTTCGCCCGTCAATCCGGCTATCGCGGGCAGGCTTGGAACCCGCTGCCCGCAGCCGGCATCTGGAGTCTCTGCCGAGGCATCCCGGCGGCCTCTGTTACTTAAGGACAGACCTCGCATGGATGCAAATTTTTCGCAAATCGGCGGCCACGGAATGGGCGGATCCGGGTCGATTCCGGGCTTTGAGGACCGGATTCGATGATGAAGATCAAACCGGCCTGGCCCGGGGCCTGCTAGCTCAGGCGCATGAGCTTCCTGACCTTCTTCACGGCGACCTATTTCCTGCTGGCCGTGCCCGGGCCGACCAACACCTTGCTCGCGACGTCGGGCGCGGGGATCGGCATCGTGCGCTCGCTTCATCTGCTTGTGGCGGAGCTCGCCGGCTATCTGCTGGCGATCGCGCTGCTGCGGCTGGCGCTCGGGCCCATCGTCATGGATATCCCGCTCGCGGCCGTCCTGCTCCGCGTCGCGGTGACCATCTACATCCTGTGCCTTGCCGTCATGCTCTGGCGAGTCAACACGCGCGAGCTGCGCGACGGTGCACCGGTGACGTTCGGCCAGGTGCTGCTCACAACCCTGTTGAACCCGAAAGCGCTCGTCTTCGCCTTCCTGCTCCTGCCACTTGGAGCTGGGCCGCTTGAACTGTTGCCCTGGTTGGGCGCGATTGCGCTTCAGATTGTCACCGCTGGCGCCGCGTGGATCACTCTGGGCGCAACGCTCGGCCGCGGCGCGCGCCGTCT includes:
- a CDS encoding ABC transporter ATP-binding protein, which encodes MAQLNSMLSLRGLTRRFGGLTAVDAIDLDLAKGELVSIIGPNGAGKTTLFNLVTGLDRPDAGTVHFEGQDITGLSPERLAGEGIARTFQLGRVFGNLSVMDNVLIGAHTRLRAVKPAVPVIGPLLELGLALLRPASVKAEEERLREEVKAILARFGERLLPRIDQPAYSLSYANRRRVEIARALALKPRLLLLDEPTAGMNPTETAEMQALVAELKAEGLTILLIEHKLEMVMRLSDRVIVMDEGKKIAEGPGDAVRSDPKVIEAYLGHGLSGASEQESAA
- a CDS encoding ABC transporter ATP-binding protein, coding for MTTSAPEPLLALSNVNTFYGQAQVHFDLSITVARGHIVCLLGGNASGKSTTMKIILGLVKPRSGDVTFDGASLIGLTTPQIVRRGIASVPEARRLFADMSVRENILMGAFVRNDRDAVAQDLDRMLTLFPKLGQRLSQRAGSLSGGEQQMVAMARALMSRPRMIVMDEPTMGLSPLYVDRVLELIRTINQEGVSVFMVEQNASLALEIAHEAYVLQTGKIVLSGRARALKDDPRIRDAYLGGSEAA
- a CDS encoding ATP-binding protein; protein product: MTVAIEMGQTTAGAAAAMDLEELLATRLLVQGNSGSGKSHLLRRLLEQSAPWVQQAIIDPEGDFVTLAERFGHLVIEAEDHTERGLQVAGERARLHRVSTVLNLEGLDAENQMRRAAAFLGGMFDVDRDHWYPMLVVVDEAQLFAPAVAGEVSDEARKLSLGAMTNLMCRGRKRGLAGIIATQRLAKLAKNVAAEASNFLMGRTFLDIDMARAADLLGMERRQAESFRDLERGQFMALGPALSRRPLRLHIGPTDTQPRNSTPRLMPLPEAATEDMRAMILAAPPPDASRPQRRPAPDLLEQLRAAKAAAPVIQPEVDEVPVSAEELAERRERVDRTLRAVLAAPDAGFRAVGVLYQEFVVRCRIEGLGSAVPDLTEFRRMLTRARAGLGAEHAEDDAWQDVSLRASILPDDMQGVFMMIARAAKEGWPCPGDAAIARAYGSHSLRRAQRLLGYMEEQGLIVVQLDGGGRRIVTLVELAWATAPGDPNGDDLPAEPVASAASA
- a CDS encoding YkgJ family cysteine cluster protein — translated: MDQSTLQVARAVEAGATTMKSVIDATGLSRLKVERALNTLEKQKLLVRDGQGFKAAGQPKTAPFARQCGSCNACCDILEVAAVDKPVNQLCKHWQTGTGCTIYDRRPQMCRSFVCAWLQGHLDDDWFPAKSGIIVHFSQDAVNVTVDDHCPDRWREEPYFSKLAEWSLNGIKRIGNRGYATLVVSGADRFLLLGRTVVPEPTLFGTAFVPLTADTFQFWRATSPEHLQRLHERITEMERIRQEFGSCAIPANEDDDPQAPYRPALLRLSNHA
- a CDS encoding LysE family translocator, coding for MSFLTFFTATYFLLAVPGPTNTLLATSGAGIGIVRSLHLLVAELAGYLLAIALLRLALGPIVMDIPLAAVLLRVAVTIYILCLAVMLWRVNTRELRDGAPVTFGQVLLTTLLNPKALVFAFLLLPLGAGPLELLPWLGAIALQIVTAGAAWITLGATLGRGARRLGHPDLITRTGAVTLVAVTGLIWLQSFLSA